The genome window ACCACAGCAAGCCTAGCACCAGAATCGGAAAAACATGGTACCCGTCAATCCAGCCCCACACCATGGGATTGGTGTGGACAATGAAGTTATGGAAAAAACGCCCGGTCCAACCGTTGTAATAAAAAACCTGTGCCTGCCAGAATCCGAACTTGATTACGGTATCCGTAAAACAGTAATCATCGGTGGGGGAGGGATGATTGTAGAAAGCCAGAACGACTAACAGAAAACCCGCCAGAAACAGGCAGCCCGTCAGAATAATTCCAACGATCAGCCGTGGTAAGAAAGCTACATTCATTACTCAACAATTACCTTATTAAAATGCCGACTCAGCACTGGATAGGCGAGTACAGCCAGTAAGATGACCAGTGTTCCGGCGTAAAATCCTGTTGTCATGCGTTCGCTTTCGCCAAAAACCAGGTAAGCCAGCAGGATGCCATAAACCGGCTCCAGATTGACCGTCAGGTTGATCGCAAAGGCTGTAAACTTACGCATGAGTTTAACAGAAGCAGCGTAGGCATAAACAGTACATACTAGAGCCAGAATGACAATCCAGATCCAGTCGTTGGGAGCCGGGATTATGGCCATCGGTTCATTCGAAAGTCCCAAATATAACCCCAGCCCTAGCAATGAACCCAGAAAAGCACCGCCCATTTCGTAAAAGGTTATTATCTGAGCCGGATAGCGGTGCGTAAATTGACTGTTAATGATGGAAAAAACAGCGGCTAACATGGCCGAGAAAATAGCAACCGATAGCCCCAGGGCTTTATCAAATTCAAACCGAAAAATCATGTAAAGTCCGGCAATAATAACCAGACCCAGTCCAACTTCCAGCGTTTGAATGCGGCGTCTAACAACCAGTGGCTCAAGCAAACTCGTCCAGAGCGAGCAGGTGGCCATACCGGCCAGACAGACCGAAGCGTTGGCAATGCGGGCCGCTCCGAAAAAAGCCACCCAATGCACCGCAATGATAACACCGGTTCCCAAGAGCTTGAAACGATCTGCTGTCGGAACGGCAAAGGATTTCTTTTGCAGAAGCAACAACGCACCCAAGCCGAGCGTGGCCAGCAAGGTCCGGTACATGACCAGAGGAAGCGAAGAAACACTGATCAGCAATCCCAGAATGGCCGTAAACCCCCAAATCAGCACAATAAAATGCAGGTGCAGGTAATCTTTAAGCGTTGGTTTTGTGCGCATGGAGCGTTGGCTACGGTCGGCCAATTTTTATCTTGGAATCGTATGGTACAGGATTAAGCCAATGGCCGCAAAAATAGCATTTGGCAGCCAGACCGCCACTAACGGATTCATATTCCCGGATTCGGCAATGCCTTTGGCCATCATGAAAAACAAGAGGTACACAAAAGCCAGAATAAAGCCCAGTGCCACCTGCCAGCCTAC of Tellurirhabdus bombi contains these proteins:
- a CDS encoding DMT family transporter yields the protein MRTKPTLKDYLHLHFIVLIWGFTAILGLLISVSSLPLVMYRTLLATLGLGALLLLQKKSFAVPTADRFKLLGTGVIIAVHWVAFFGAARIANASVCLAGMATCSLWTSLLEPLVVRRRIQTLEVGLGLVIIAGLYMIFRFEFDKALGLSVAIFSAMLAAVFSIINSQFTHRYPAQIITFYEMGGAFLGSLLGLGLYLGLSNEPMAIIPAPNDWIWIVILALVCTVYAYAASVKLMRKFTAFAINLTVNLEPVYGILLAYLVFGESERMTTGFYAGTLVILLAVLAYPVLSRHFNKVIVE